From Theropithecus gelada isolate Dixy chromosome 5, Tgel_1.0, whole genome shotgun sequence:
CTCCCTAGCCCAGACTCTTATCGCATGTGTCTCTTTGCCCCCACTAAGAGCCCAGTCTATACTCTCCTATATAATATGGCGACAAAATGCTCCAcagtttaaagtatttttatatataccatTTAATTTTATCCATAGGAATCATCTTACTCTCTTGCTTTGTGTTTCAAGTGTAAACACTTCAGCCTACTGACATCTGAGGTTTCTAACTTTCATTCACAGCCATTCTTTGCTATTCTCCTTCAGGATCCTTCCATTTCAGTGAAATGTGCCTCCCACTACCTGCACTAGACCTGCATATTCTTGACTCTGTGCCTTTGCTATTGACATTCTCCATAAATCAATTGCTTGTTCACCTCCTCtaaaaaatctacattttccattcatttctcTTTGATTAGGTCAACATTCTTCACACTCATACGAGATTGCTGTTAGAATTGCCAAGATTTTAAGATTCTTGGATTAACTCATTTGCTGAGGGGATTGCTGTCCCAGGAATTCTGCTATGAACTTCTACATATCTTTATTTATTGCGTCTCTCAACAGCCCTTCAATGTAGATGTTATCATGtctatcttacagatgaggaaacaaaggttCAGACAGCCTAATTAGCTTGCCCAGACTCATGCAGCTAATGAAAGGCGGAGttgaaaattaaacacaaattttctttctctgaatccAGTGTTTCTTCCACTGTTTTCAGTGTACTAAAACTATTATCTGGTTATGATGGTTGTTTTTGCCAGTTAATTGcttattcttgttttttgtttgttctaatCTACcaatttaaataataagatagggtatcctttatttctttgatgTTTTCTACTGCCTATTACAGAGCTCTGGAAATGGAAACACTCAACAAATGGAAGCTGACATCAATTTATTTGTCAAAATACACAGGTCTTTGTCTTTGATACATTTTGTAGttatttctggaagaaatttCAGTCCTTCTGATGAGTCTCATTGGTTGACATGTATCAAGCAAATACCTGGCATGTAGTTCAAGCAGCCAGCATAGGTGGTTATCAAGTCACCAATCAAACCAGGTTAGCCAGTTCCTCAGTGAGATTCTGCCATCCCCTGAAACTCTGCACTGTGACCTGGAATCACAGGAATTTGCAGTGTATAGATCATCCTAAGTCCTTTGAGATTCCTCTCTCTGGTGGCCTGGGGCAATTATATGTACCCTTTTCATAATATTAATTAAGATGTTTAGTAGTCATTGCTATTCATAAAATGATTATTCAATGTcattgggatgacaggtgccatACCAAACCTAGTGTGACATGCCCTTCTGACATGAACACACTATGGTCCTCCTGGCTCCACAGGCGCCTGGATCCTGCAAGCTGTTGGTTATACCATGAACATGGAAAGTTTGACCCTGGGCTGGAGCTGGCTCATTAGTTGTTTTCTGTGGGTGTGGGCATACGTCCCTTGTAAATTAACAGACGAAACAGCTAGTTAGtatttctgttctgtttctcttgaTGATTGTTATTTACTGAAATTTTACATGTCAGTGATGGGGAAATGCTACATGTTACTACCCTCAGTTGAAAAATTAGGCAATCAAACCCCTAAAAGGGTAAGGCAAGGAAGTCAGTTCAGGAGTGAAATCCAGAGCATGAAGCTTTCAgtattttcctcctccttcagaaCAGCAGAAAGAATTCATGGGCCAAATGAGAGACACAATTGCCCACGGAGGCAGGTGTGACTTCTGCATGCATCAGGCTGAGAGTCAGTGACAGACACCTGGTGAGCGGCTGGCTCAACAAAATGCCAGAGTGTATGTGGCAGTCAAGATCGTGGACTCAGTGGCACACTccctgggtttgagtcccagttctgccactttctatctgtgtgatcttggaagGTGACTTAACCTCCATGTGTTGTGCTTTGTACATCCGTAAATTGGAGATTAAAATGGTGCTTACCTCACAAGGCTATTATGAACATTAAATGcacaatatacaaaaagcaaACAGACCAGCATCTAGCACCCAGGAAATACTATGGAAGTGTTTAAGTTAAACAACCACAACCAAAccccaaaaccaaccaaacaaaaaacctctcttCTCTAGCATGGCTCTGATAGCGTTCATGGAATGAAAGCCTTCTTCTTCTTATACTTGTGTTTTACCCTTTAAATGACACTAAAGTTTCTGAAAGGTAGGTTGAAGTCAATTCTTAATTAAAGTAGGTAACATTCTCACCATGATCCCCATTGTCCAATCTCCAGAGCTATTTTGGAGTCACAAAAGTCTGAATTCTATCCCaatgcagagagaaagaaaaatgagagattcAAATATATTCTACAGAGAAACTGGCAGCAAGATAGgaatatgattctatttacaagcgaatatttaaaaagagttgatttattgaactttttctcattttccagctACCACCACACAATCAAAGCGGAAAGGCCACTTCTCTAGGTGCCCCAAGCAATACAAGCATTACTGCATCAAAGGGAGATGCCGCTTCGTGGTGACCGAGCAGACGCCCTCCTGTGTGTAAGTGGAGTGTCCTCAGCCAGCAAGCAAAAGGGTGCAGAATGGTGCCCGCCTGGGGCTTGCCAGGACTGGAAAGTGTGAGCTAACCATGCCATCTGTCCGAACACAGTTCTGCCTGGTTCTGCCCCCAGCCACTTGTTTAGGGGCCCACTCAGCAACTACTTATGGAGAAACTGACGCACACTTTCCTCCTGAAATATGAGTATGTGAGAGTTCAGCTTCACTTCCGGGCTGGGCAGTGTCCTCTGATTTCTTGCGCCAGCAGAACTGATTCTTTTCAGCTCAAATAATCTCCTGGGTGGTTCAAATGGAAATGAATTATTCTGGCAAGTGTTAGGTGGTTTATAGTTAGTGTAAATACGAGGAAATTCCTGCCAAATTAAGAGCTACTTTTGAAGGTGTCAGTTAAGTGCAAGGAATTAGtcttatttataaataagagATTAGCGAAGCCTGTTTAGTACAGTGGGGAATTGGGAGAAGAGTTTTCTTTTCAACTCTTTGTATTTGAGCCTCGTTCAGTTTTACTCAGGCATACACAACTTTCTTTTTGCAtcttttaaatatgtgttttcttctaaaaggaTGTCCCACTAATGTGCTTCCTGGGACCTTTCCTTAGAGAAGTGGAAGGTGATTCTCCAAGTGCAATTTTCACTTAAAGTTCATAGAATGTTCTTCTGCATAGTTGCCCCAGTATATAAGTGTTCTTCtcataagtttctcagaaaaatgatTCCAAATCATAATTTTTTGGAAACTTTAAGGgtcataaactttttaaaaacttaaatatatttaattttaaaaagaaatatgcgTGGATAATACTTGGAGGCAGATAACAATTGCTAATgtaagaaaataaggaagtgtgtgtgtgtgtgtgtgtgtgtgtgtgtgttgagagggatagatccaatttttaaaaaaattcatttaattgcTCCCTGGTTTGGAAGcatatattgaattttaaaaatattaatgatctTTAACTTAATACATTTTCGTGATTGGTTCCTATGTCTGCAGATTTATTGTTCTTTGATATTGCTGCCgtctaaaatgaaaatcacaatgtgTAATCTACCTGCCTAGGATCAACACACAGATTGTTCCCTTCAATGTAAAGTTTACACTCGATTTCTTAGCCTTCCTAGATCACCTGATCCTGGCTTAATTTTTTAGCTATATCTCACCATATTCCTAAATGCTCTTCTAAAATTCTACATTTCATTTCATGATTTATTATATGCTCTTCTCGTAGCCTAGAAAGCTTATTCTTGCTATGGTTTAAGATGCACTGCACTCATCATCTCCTTGTGCACCCCTTCACTGACTTCCTCCTTCTCAGGCATACACCCAGGTCTGACTTAGATGGCCTTCCCCTGTGATCTAGCCACACCTCTATGAAAGCTCTTATCCACTGGAGCATAACTGGTGGTTTCTTTCAATGTGCCTTCTGAGACTGTGAGCTCCTATAGGGCAGGGCTCAtggtttattcatttttgtatttcagtgtcAAACACAGCCCTCAGAATTTACTAGGTGCACAAGAAATGACTGATGCATGAACAAATAGTGCCTCTATTACAGTCCATCTAATACTACACTAAATTTCCAGACCAAGGCCTTAATCTGAATGGAACATCTTCTTAGTAGAGGAATAATACACAGTCAATGGGAAGCAGAAGATCATAACAGACGGGGCACAGATTTTGGAGTCAGATATACCTAAAGTAAGATTTTGTTTTCCCCAATTATAAGCAGTGTTAACAGTGGGTCAGTTaccttttctgagcctcagttttatcatctacAAGGAGTAGTAATACTGTCCTGTCAAGTggtaaagaaagcaaaataataaatgcaaaaaacacTAATTGTGGTACCCAGCACAGAGCAagagtttaataatttttaaagttccaaCTTTTTAAGAACATATTTAAGTATGCCATTAATAAAaagttccactttttttttttttttttttttttgacagagtctcacactgtcgcccaggctgcagtgcagtggggtgatctcggctcagtgcaagctccacctcccaggttcacaccattctcctgcctcaggctccagactagctgggactacaggagcccgccaccacgcccagctaattttttgtaattttagtagagacggggtttcatcgtgttagccaggatggtctcaatctcctgacttcgtgatcctcaagtgctgggattacaggcatgagccaccgcgcccggccccaactttttaaaaacaatttttttttttttttttagatagggtctcgctatattgcccaagctagactcaaactcctaggctaatgtgcttcttctgcctcatcctcccaagatAGCTATGAAATGGGTAGTAGAAAATCAACCTAGGACTGATGTTTCAGGTGATATAGCACAGATTCAGGCAAAACTCTCTTGCCATTGGTGATAACGCTGTCTTGAGAAACCAGAAATATCTCCTTTTCTTGGGATCATGGGATCCCACAAACATGGGAGTTTGTAGACTCTTGTTTTTACATGAAAAACCAAAGTGTGTTTCAAATAATGCACATCTTCTCCTAGTAATCTTCTCAGTACTTCCTTTGAAAAGGAACAATTTGTTTCcagatacataatttttatttatacatgcAGCACAGCACATCTGCTATGCAGTTAAGAGCATGAACTTGGGAGCCAGACTGCCTTTTTGAATCCCCATTACCTTATCTTCTCTGtgcatcagtttcttcatctataaaatggtgttAATGATAGCACATACCTCAAAGGTGGTAATAAGGATCAGGTTAATGTTTATAGATCTTTTACAACAGTTTCTGGTGGTTATTTCAGAATAGTGATCCCAACGCCCAATTTTGCAGTACCCTTAAGGATCatgaacatcttttaaaattatttctgattttaaatagtATAAGatgcttattaaataaaaacCCACTTAATcaccatttaattaaaaaaaagttagaatcTGCTCTCTTTGCCTCTTCTCTTACATAAGAGATACACTCACTGAAAATAAACATCAGCTGATATGTTATTGGTTTGCTGAAGAGCATAAATATCATAAGAACCACTATAACCAGCTATGTTAAGGTTTGACCTTTTAGCATGGATTCATTGGGGTACAACTTACAGGAAGTACTGCTTAATGAGGAATTCAGTTAAAGCATTGTTAAGCCACCAATCCCACAGCATATAATTAGGAAAACATTCTAGAAGAGTAGAAAGTAATTGCCGTGCATTTTATGGGCAAAGCTATTGTTTACAAATATCACATTTAGTAAATTTGTTAGAGGAATATTTAAGCTAGTTGGGAAAGATTATATTTGTAAGATTTAATTCCAACCTTATAAAAACTCTGACAAATCTTTCTCCTATACATGCAATTAAAAGTGATTCCCGGCCAGTTGGgttggctcacacctctaatcccagcactttgggaggccgacaggggcggaccatgaggtcaagcaaactattgcaagaacagaaaaccaaacaccacatgttctcactcataggtgggaactgaacaatgagatcacttggtctcgggaaggggaacatcacacaccagggccttttatggggaggggggaggggggagggattgcactgggagttatacctgatgtagatgacgagttggtgggtgctgacgagttgatgggtacagcacaccaacatggcacaagtatacatatgtaacaaacctgcacgttatgcacatgtaccctagaacttaaagtatgatattaaaaaaaagaagaacaactagaaaaaaaaaaaaaaagagagagagagagagattgagaccatcctggctagcatggtgaaaccttgtctctactaaaaatacaagaattaactgggcacggtggcacgcgcGGTTtcatcccagttactctggaggctgaggcaggagaatcgcttgaacccatgaggcggaggttgcagtgaaccaaaatcacgccactgcactccagcctggtgacagagtgagacaccatctcaaaaaaaaaaaaaaaaaaaaaatgattctccCCCTCCCTAGTTTTAGTCTTATGTATGACAGATTTTTGATATCTCATGCAGGaaacaattttctttcattcatcctTGCGTCCTTTTATAGATGCCTTTAGGtgtcttttctcctttgcttgCATTATGCCTCACCTTTCAACTGATGGCTGTTACTgagcttgttttttgtttatttgttttgaagcaCTGTCTCAGCTACAATATTGGCATTAAGGGATCTCTTCACTTGAGAAATACAGGCTTTGTGAGGATTGACTGCGTTGGCTTTTGTCGAGCATAAAGTATAGAACAGCCCAGCAGTAAATCCTTTCTTAAAGGAAAATGGGGGTGCACAGAAGTTTTCTAAGGAGAAGAATTTAATCTTTttgacatttaaataattatgtatagGACCAAGTATCACTTTGTGTTTTGACttcatttgaaatattcttttaagcaaaatatttattaatattttctattactATTTCCCTAATATTAATAAAGGAAATTGTTTATTAATAGTAAGATACTGAGGTTACAACACATAATTTTGGGTAAAATGTCTCCAAACTTTTAAAGTACCTTAATTCTCTGATGCAGTTCAGATAATTCTATGAGGAGTACTCAAATCACTGAGTTGTTAGCCCTGGGCGTTACTCAGACAAGCCCCAGCTTGGTCAAGTGGATACATAACTGTAATCTCAGATTTAGGACATCTGTTTATGTTAGATATATCCTAAGGCAGATTGATAGAAAGCTGAGAGAATGAGGGAAATGAAGAGAGATTGTTGATTTCTGGTCATTCCCTTGAAGAGGGCCATGGAAAAAAGGGAAGCCATTTAGAGGAGAGTGAAGAGAATGGTGAACAGATCTGCAAATGTGGTTTTAGGAATCAGATAAAGGAGCTAAAGAGGACAAGAACTATGTGTTTGCGGGGATGTAATGAAGGAGGCAGTGAATAGAAGAGTAATAGAAGGCATGACCTAATCTGTGATGCCTTCAAGCAGTAGAACTAGAATCAATGGATAGCACTTAcagtggaggaaggaggaaagaaattctgtagaaacaacatttatagaacattctctCTATCTAACATTTATGGAACATTGTATTATGAACTTTCACCTGCGTTAGCACGTTTGATCATATAAAACCATACAATTTTTATCTAATTTATAAGACAGCTTGAACACATCAAAACTATTTGCGTTATCCTGTGATGAAATGGGAAGTCCTGGGGATTTTTGAGTTCCTTATCATGGAGGTATTTAAGCACTGGGAATGCTGTGGAGGAAATTTtatcctcctttcctttttgaaTTCAGAgactaaaagtttaaaatacattttagttaaTTGTCATCATCCTTGTGTATTTATATTAGACATATTAATAATGTCTAATGATCAAGTGGTGACAGGTTTTCAGCAAAGCAAAAAAATTGAAGTCACTAGTCAACAAAGTAGtgtacctttttttaaaaaaggaactgtGTTCTTTATTAATTTCAAGTAATTAAAACTGTTAATTTCTTCAGAAAAGAAGTAGAGATTCTTAAGTCTTGCATCTTTTACTTCCTTGCCCTCTTCTTGTTTTATAGCTGTGATGAAGGCTACATTGGAGCAAGGTGTGAGAGAGTTGACTTGTTTTACCTAAAAGGAGACAGAGGACAGATTCTGGTGATTTGTTTGATAGCAGTTatggtagtttttattattttggtcatCGGCGTCTGCACATGCTGTCagtaagtatttttaaacttaattttaagtaAATCTGAGAAATAGTATTGCtcatagtttttcttcttttcttccttcctacattctcttttgctttttctttgattCAAATAAATCTACTTTTTGAGCTTTGCCATTGTTGATATAGAAGTACTCATAATAAAACACATAATAcatgatttttatcatttactgaataaaattgttataatttaaaataaaatctgtataaaTTTTCTAGTGAAAAAAGACAATTATTTAGTCTTAAAGcctatattttatgtttgttagTAGATTACAtaagacttttattttctaaaattgtacCATAACACAATAACattgaaagataaaaacaaattttttttttgctttgccacattaaaataataaactttatgtGCAAACCACattactttgtttttccttttgctttctatTATATATCAGAACTTTGAAAATCAGGAAACATCttgttttttctctgagacagagcgGCTTTGCacaacttttatttgtatttatttatttatttatttatttatttatttatttatttattttgtgacagagtctcactcttttgcccaggctggagggcggtggtgcgaacatagctcactgcagcctcaaactgctgggcttaagcgatcctcacacctcagcttcctgagtagtagggaatacaagtgtgtgccaccacgccaggcttttttttttttttttagagactggctctcactatgttgtccaggctggtcttgaactcctagcctcaagtgatcctcctgcctcagcctcttgagtagcaggattacaggtgtgagccgtggTACCTGGTTCTGGGACAATTCTTAATTAAATTAGTTTCTTtttgtaaactttattttttatttttattatttttttgcagaaCAGGACTACCACCAAGTATGctaccaaaacaacaaaaaaagtatctTATTGAAGTGGTATCTTTTTGTCTTAAGAAGCTTGCCCAGATTCCTAAACTCTTGGATCTACCCTTCACTGTGGACCATACATAAAGAGGGTGCTCTTTATGATTCCTTTCTTTGCAATGTGCTAGGGAAAAAAACACTACCGTAGAGGGAgtctttgattatttatttatttatttatttatttatttatttatttatttatttggagacagagtcttgctctgttgcccaggctggagtgcaatggcttgctcttggctcactgcaacctctgcctcctgggttcaagcaattctcctacctcagcttcccgagtagcaattacaggtgtccgccaccacacccagctaatttatgtatttttagtagagatgggatttcaccatgtacACCAGGCtggtaactcctgacctcaagctgatctacctaccttggcctcccaaagtgctgggattacaggcatgagccactgtccccggccAGAGTATTTAATTTTTGTCTCAACTCCTCCATTCTGTATCTTTGAGACTTTGGGCAAATTTCTCAACAtctttgaacttttattttctgtaaaacaaGACTGTTAAACCAAATAATCTGTAAGATACTTTCTAACTATAAAAttgaaagatatatttttattttacctactTAAGGTAGGAAGAAATACTATGCCAGGTTTGGGGCAGAGAATCAGTTGGGCAAAGCTGGGAAACAGCCTATTTTGTTATATCAACTTGGAGCTGTACTttaggaaaacaggaatgcaGTCTGGAATATctaacacattttttaatgtatctagAAGCCTAGTTAATATATCCAAAGGCTACGTCACTCTTGTTTTCCTTATGCCTGTTTCCAATTTGTACTGTTTCTTGTACACCACATGTACACTATGTAATACTCATTAGtctattttgtaaaataactTGGCCTGAAAAATTCTCTTCTGCTAACTAAACTCCAACAATATAAGTGACatattctttctgttttgatAACTATTTTCTACCCACACTGTTGCCTATTATACCTATCATCTGAACCTAGAGAAGGAGATGGGTTAAGAGAGaaccctaaatatatatttttaaaagaaacctaTGCATTTTTAACAGTCTGTAAATAAGATCATAGGATCTTTTGATGGATAATTTTGTGTTCACATGAACTACTAGGCCCATACTAATTTCTAACATGTATTTTCTAAGTCCTCTTCGGAAACGTcgtaaaagaaagaagaaagaagaagaaatgcaaacTCTGGGTAAAGATATAACTCCTATCAACGAAGATATTGAAgagacaaatatttcttaatgtaAGTGAGATAAACTTGCTGATAGAAAACTATTCAGGTGACATTTAACTGGTGAGACTGGGCTGGCTTACTTGCATTTAATAAATCATTCACTAgagtttgcttttatttaaaaacatctaaaaataaattttttttttcatagaatctgaaaccaaataaaatactttctcGTATCTTTTTCTGCATGTTACCACAGAGATAGGCATTCTAATACTGCATGGTTGTGGggatatttatataatttttctttctaagttTTGGGCACAGGAAAGAGGTATTTTAATATAGACACCTCACATTGAAAGgaaataacaatagcaataataactACATATATTGAGCATTTACCACAATGCCAAGCACTGTTATAAGCTCTTTAAATGTAACATCTGTAAGGATTGTGCAGGAATCACAAATATTCTCAGATGATCCAATAGAGAGATTTTAATGAAAGAACCATGGATCAAGGTTAAGGAAAAGTACATTGAGGCTCCCTGAGCTTGGGAATGGTTGGGAACTGTTGCCCTTCCTATAGGAAGGGCCAAGGTAAATATTATCTTAGCATTCAGAGGCATGTTGCAGGAGGGTCCCCTAGGCAGGAACTGTGGTTGTGGAGGGCATAGCCACTGTCAGATATAAACAAGGACAGAGGGAGGAAATAGGGAAAGAAGTATTCCAAAGTTTCTCTCCTTTTGCCTTCGGATCTTCAGCAGGTGCCTCCTACTAGTCAAACCCACCAGAAACCAGAGGGCAATGGAGCCCTGGTGATGGAATCTGAAGTGGTCAGTCTCCTGGAGACAGAGCAGGGCAGAGAAAGGCTCCAAGAAGGCACATGATGCATAACTAGCACAACAGAGCAGGATAGTTTGTAATAACATAAAATCCAACTCAAACTGGCATAAAGTGAAGGCAACGTATTGGCTCACATGAATGGCAGTCCAGAGGTAAGGTGGGCTTCACACTTGTCAAACCAGAGGCTCACACATAAGGAAacacattatttctttctttctgctcacTGTTCTGAGTTGGCTTTCATCCTTGGTCAGTTTCTCTTAGGTTATAAGGAAGGTCAGTAGCAATTAGACCTACAAGCTTCCTTGTTGACATCCAGTATGAGAGAGTAGTGTCTTTCCACAGCTCAGTTGTACAAAGCATCACTCCCAGACAATCCTAGCAGCTTAATGGGGTTGGTAAATGCTTGATGAAAATTATATGTGCTCCTAACTTATTCCAAAAA
This genomic window contains:
- the BTC gene encoding probetacellulin isoform X1; the protein is MDRAAPGSGASSLPLLLALALGLVILHCVVADGNSTRSPETNGLLCGDPDENCAATTTQSKRKGHFSRCPKQYKHYCIKGRCRFVVTEQTPSCVCDEGYIGARCERVDLFYLKGDRGQILVICLIAVMVVFIILVIGVCTCCHPLRKRRKRKKKEEEMQTLGKDITPINEDIEETNIS
- the BTC gene encoding probetacellulin isoform X2 — translated: MDRAAPGSGASSLPLLLALALGLVILHCVVADGNSTRSPETNGLLCGDPDENCAATTTQSKRKGHFSRCPKQYKHYCIKGRCRFVVTEQTPSCVPLRKRRKRKKKEEEMQTLGKDITPINEDIEETNIS